Proteins from a genomic interval of Lolium perenne isolate Kyuss_39 chromosome 1, Kyuss_2.0, whole genome shotgun sequence:
- the LOC127294365 gene encoding uncharacterized protein gives MAAMDAGDNDGGGILTFEKLERYAIWVGGSVAAAFFTSMERCSCIHLHTVDDDGDDDPEEAKDRPLMLSRPQALPEYYYDRSGSSASFAKM, from the coding sequence atggcagccatggacgccggcGACAACGACGGCGGCGGGATCCTGACCTTCGAGAAGCTGGAGAGGTACGCGATCTGGGTTGGCGGGAGCGTGGCCGCGGCATTCTTTACATCCATGGAGCGGTGCTCCTGCATCCACCTTCACACCgtggacgacgacggcgacgatgacccCGAGGAGGCCAAGGACCGCCCCCTCATGCTGTCCCGCCCCCAGGCCCTCCCCGAGTACTACTACGACCGATCCGGGTCCTCCGCGTCCTTCGCCAAGATGTGA